One genomic region from Deltaproteobacteria bacterium encodes:
- a CDS encoding acetate--CoA ligase family protein has protein sequence MGTYSLEELERYFSPHHIAVIGATPNNQWFGNIVANAVEAGFTGRFYPVNPRAEEIYGVRAFPNIDELPAEVDFAVLIVKSSLVPDAVRKLNNRGVKHVLLVSSGFAEVGEEGRNSQVQLRRYCRDEGIILMGPNCLGFVNPAKKVSVFSGRAVEGAPFSGHVAVVGQSGATSEVIATKILKKGLGISLYVTTGNEALLTAEDCMEYLVHDDRTRVITAFIEEFRNVRKLKEVASRAAEERIPIIILKIGSSAKGKKAAASHTGALAGNDRIIDGLCRQLGIIRVETIEELVETTALFSRVPRLPAGPGLGICTFSGGLCGLYADLCDRYGIALPPLEEKTLSRLKELLPAFALPDNPLDVTGSGFLGGMKEIVQSMVEDGNLDLIVPICIPPQNEEDFFAPIINDSFLKILPTVKKPVVPITFREMTDYARRYFNEKGLFYIESPDVGFRALAHFIGYGVFLKRSAEGNGS, from the coding sequence ATGGGAACCTATTCGCTGGAAGAATTGGAACGATATTTTTCACCTCATCACATCGCCGTTATCGGTGCCACCCCGAACAACCAGTGGTTCGGCAACATTGTAGCGAACGCCGTCGAAGCGGGTTTTACCGGCAGGTTCTATCCGGTCAATCCGCGGGCTGAGGAGATATACGGGGTCAGGGCCTTTCCGAATATTGATGAACTGCCGGCGGAAGTTGATTTCGCCGTCCTTATCGTGAAGAGTTCCCTCGTGCCCGACGCGGTGCGGAAACTCAACAATCGTGGCGTCAAACATGTGCTCCTTGTTTCATCGGGGTTCGCCGAGGTCGGGGAAGAGGGCAGGAACAGCCAGGTTCAGCTCCGGCGTTACTGCCGGGACGAGGGGATCATCCTCATGGGGCCGAACTGCCTCGGTTTCGTGAATCCGGCGAAGAAGGTGAGCGTTTTCAGCGGGCGGGCCGTGGAGGGTGCGCCGTTTTCCGGCCATGTGGCCGTTGTAGGCCAGAGCGGCGCCACTTCAGAGGTGATCGCCACGAAGATACTGAAAAAGGGACTGGGGATTTCCCTCTATGTCACGACGGGGAACGAAGCCCTGCTCACGGCGGAAGACTGCATGGAGTACCTCGTTCATGACGACAGGACCCGTGTGATAACCGCATTCATCGAGGAGTTCAGGAATGTCAGGAAGCTGAAGGAGGTTGCCAGCCGTGCCGCCGAAGAACGGATCCCGATCATCATATTGAAGATCGGCAGTTCCGCGAAAGGGAAAAAGGCGGCCGCTTCCCACACGGGGGCCCTTGCCGGGAATGACAGGATCATTGACGGCCTGTGCCGGCAGCTCGGGATCATCCGGGTGGAAACCATCGAAGAGCTTGTTGAAACCACCGCCCTGTTTTCACGGGTCCCTCGGTTGCCGGCCGGCCCGGGTCTCGGGATCTGTACCTTCTCGGGGGGATTGTGCGGCCTCTATGCGGACCTCTGCGACAGGTACGGCATAGCCCTTCCGCCCCTGGAGGAAAAAACCCTTTCACGGCTGAAGGAGCTCCTGCCCGCCTTTGCCCTGCCTGATAACCCGCTCGATGTGACCGGCTCTGGGTTTCTCGGTGGTATGAAGGAAATAGTTCAGTCCATGGTGGAGGACGGGAACCTCGACCTGATCGTGCCCATCTGCATCCCCCCCCAGAACGAAGAGGATTTCTTCGCTCCCATTATCAATGATTCATTCCTGAAGATCCTGCCCACGGTGAAGAAACCCGTCGTGCCGATCACTTTCAGGGAGATGACGGACTATGCGCGACGGTACTTCAATGAGAAGGGATTATTCTATATAGAGAGTCCCGACGTCGGCTTCAGGGCGTTGGCGCACTTCATCGGCTATGGTGTATTTTTGAAAAGATCGGCCGAAGGGAACGGAAGCTAG
- a CDS encoding HAD family hydrolase, with protein sequence MDSGRIAAFFDFDRTLIVEESGKMGFRWMLDQRMILPGFMIKVLFSSLFYRLNLLSEERMVRIMLSFYRNRRLEEFQPGSRDFYREYLRPHLAPAIVARLEEHRERGHLLVLVSGSLRYLLEPAAEDLGFDLLLCTDLEVDADGFLTGNPEGPVCVQDNKRRATLKIAEQHGLDLGRSYAYGDHHADIPLLELVGYPHAVEPSGTLEKVARERGWPILRYR encoded by the coding sequence ATGGATTCAGGAAGGATCGCAGCTTTTTTTGATTTTGACAGAACGCTCATCGTGGAAGAAAGCGGCAAGATGGGTTTCCGGTGGATGCTGGACCAGCGGATGATCCTCCCCGGGTTCATGATCAAGGTCCTGTTCTCCAGCCTTTTCTACCGGTTGAACCTGCTCTCCGAAGAACGCATGGTCCGGATAATGTTGAGTTTTTACAGAAACCGGCGCCTTGAGGAGTTTCAACCGGGTTCCAGGGATTTTTACCGGGAATACCTCAGGCCCCACTTGGCACCGGCGATCGTGGCGAGGCTCGAAGAGCACCGGGAGAGGGGACACCTGCTTGTCCTCGTATCGGGCTCGCTCCGGTATCTCCTGGAACCGGCCGCTGAGGACCTCGGGTTTGACCTGCTTCTCTGTACCGACCTGGAGGTGGACGCCGACGGCTTTCTGACGGGGAACCCCGAAGGCCCCGTCTGTGTTCAGGACAACAAGAGACGGGCCACCCTGAAAATAGCTGAGCAGCATGGCCTCGATCTCGGGCGGTCCTATGCCTACGGAGACCATCATGCCGATATTCCGCTGCTCGAGTTGGTGGGATATCCCCATGCCGTGGAACCTTCAGGAACACTGGAGAAGGTCGCCCGTGAACGGGGATGGCCCATTCTGCGATACCGGTAA
- a CDS encoding DUF4870 domain-containing protein, translating to MKERDEPMNTGAEDKRDTTWAMLCHLTALCAYVFPLGNIIAPLIIWLVKRDEFPFVDEQGRESLNFQISMTIYALIAGLLYVILIGFVLLPIVIITDIVLIIIASVKTSRGEHFRYPFTIRFLT from the coding sequence ATGAAAGAAAGGGATGAACCCATGAACACTGGAGCCGAGGACAAGCGCGACACAACCTGGGCCATGCTCTGTCACCTGACCGCCCTTTGTGCCTATGTTTTTCCCCTGGGAAACATTATCGCACCGCTCATCATCTGGCTGGTCAAGAGAGATGAATTCCCCTTCGTGGACGAACAGGGAAGGGAATCACTGAACTTCCAGATCTCCATGACCATTTACGCACTGATCGCGGGGCTTCTCTATGTTATTCTCATCGGGTTCGTCCTGCTGCCCATCGTCATCATTACCGACATTGTTCTGATCATCATTGCCTCGGTCAAGACGAGCAGGGGCGAACATTTCCGCTATCCCTTCACGATACGGTTCCTGACGTAA
- a CDS encoding cyclase family protein, which yields MRIIDLSTTIENSPEGTLDILKTQIEYQDHASGAKQVEYLLGLPSHLLRDGEGWSMEIITRLGTHDSTHVDAPWHYNSTIDGKKAPTIDELPLEWFFSDGVKLDMTGKGEGNPVTVDDVEKELERIGRELKPLDIVLMYTGRDRFYFEPDYMFKGCGVTADATRWLYEKGIRVVGIDAWGWDRPLNLQVAEALEKQETGIFWAAHQAGVPYCHIERLMNLAPLPPFGFKVACFPLKIKGGSAGPARVVAILDE from the coding sequence ATGCGAATCATTGACCTTTCAACGACAATAGAGAACAGCCCCGAAGGAACGCTCGATATTCTGAAAACACAGATAGAGTATCAGGATCATGCATCGGGGGCGAAACAGGTGGAGTACCTCCTGGGTCTGCCGTCTCATCTTCTCCGCGACGGCGAGGGCTGGTCCATGGAAATAATCACGCGGCTGGGAACCCATGACTCAACCCATGTGGACGCACCGTGGCACTATAACAGCACCATCGACGGCAAAAAGGCCCCCACCATCGATGAACTGCCCCTTGAGTGGTTTTTCAGCGACGGGGTAAAGCTGGACATGACCGGTAAGGGGGAAGGCAACCCGGTGACAGTCGATGATGTCGAAAAGGAATTGGAGCGGATCGGCCGCGAGTTGAAGCCCCTTGATATCGTTCTGATGTACACGGGAAGGGACCGGTTCTACTTCGAACCCGATTACATGTTCAAGGGATGCGGTGTCACCGCTGACGCAACGCGATGGCTCTACGAAAAGGGTATCCGTGTCGTGGGCATCGACGCCTGGGGCTGGGACCGGCCGCTGAACCTTCAGGTAGCCGAGGCCCTTGAAAAACAGGAAACGGGAATTTTCTGGGCGGCCCACCAGGCAGGTGTTCCCTATTGTCATATTGAACGGCTCATGAATCTCGCCCCCCTGCCTCCCTTCGGGTTCAAGGTGGCCTGTTTCCCTCTCAAGATCAAGGGCGGCAGCGCCGGACCGGCACGAGTGGTGGCGATTCTTGATGAATAG
- a CDS encoding DUF2179 domain-containing protein has protein sequence MEVPSFFESGFFIWVVIPLLIFFARIIDVSIGTMRIVYIARGFKFLAPIFGFVEILVWLLAIGQIMRNLTNPLYYVAYAAGFATGNLLGMYIEEWLAVGRVIIRIITQRDSSKLVQFLRSSGYGVTTVDAEGATGSVKLIFTVVDRESVESIIPVIHKYNPRAFYSVEDVRLAREGIFPPSRRLTDLLRLRKKE, from the coding sequence ATGGAAGTACCGTCATTCTTCGAATCCGGTTTTTTTATCTGGGTGGTGATCCCGCTGCTCATATTCTTCGCCCGGATAATCGATGTTTCGATCGGGACGATGCGTATCGTCTATATCGCCCGCGGCTTCAAGTTCCTGGCACCGATCTTCGGTTTCGTCGAGATACTCGTGTGGCTTCTGGCAATCGGCCAGATCATGAGGAACCTGACGAATCCCCTCTATTACGTGGCATACGCGGCCGGCTTCGCGACGGGGAATCTCTTGGGCATGTATATCGAGGAGTGGCTCGCCGTGGGCCGGGTAATCATCAGGATCATTACCCAGAGAGATTCCTCGAAACTCGTTCAATTCCTTCGGTCATCAGGATACGGTGTCACTACCGTCGATGCCGAGGGTGCAACGGGCAGTGTGAAATTGATTTTCACCGTTGTCGACCGGGAGAGTGTGGAGTCCATCATTCCCGTGATACATAAATATAATCCGAGAGCATTCTATTCGGTCGAAGATGTCAGACTTGCCCGCGAAGGAATATTCCCGCCGTCGAGACGCCTCACCGACCTCCTGAGGCTTCGAAAAAAAGAATAG
- a CDS encoding nitronate monooxygenase: MKTRVTELLGIRHPILMGAMHWVSNAEMVAAVAEAGGIGFLPAATFADAETMKSEIRKARALTDGPIGVNISMLSTINPGEALFDLLETAIEEKVAAFETAGRLPVEIAPRIREAGIPLIHKVPQARFAKKAESIGVDAVIVVGYECGGFTGMSDTTSMVLINRTARELSIPVIAGGGIVDGRGLVAALALGAEAVLMGTRFLASTEAPLHENWKKRFLEISETDTAVLMKSVGNSARMIRNATTAKIQEIESRGGTLEELMSALEGNFGKTVYEKGNVEYGIASAGEGIGLIQDIKSIGVIIRDIVEEAEVTISRLRRISASA, translated from the coding sequence ATCAAAACAAGAGTGACAGAACTGCTGGGGATCCGGCATCCGATCCTCATGGGAGCGATGCACTGGGTATCGAACGCCGAAATGGTGGCAGCCGTGGCCGAGGCCGGCGGTATCGGGTTCCTGCCCGCGGCGACCTTCGCCGACGCGGAGACGATGAAGTCGGAAATACGGAAAGCGAGAGCCCTGACGGATGGACCCATCGGGGTGAACATCTCGATGCTTTCCACTATCAACCCCGGAGAGGCGCTCTTCGATCTTCTGGAGACGGCAATAGAAGAGAAGGTCGCCGCCTTTGAAACGGCCGGCCGGCTCCCCGTCGAGATCGCACCGCGCATCAGGGAAGCCGGTATTCCTCTGATCCATAAAGTTCCCCAGGCACGGTTCGCAAAAAAAGCCGAGAGCATCGGCGTTGATGCGGTCATCGTCGTCGGATATGAATGCGGCGGTTTCACCGGCATGTCGGACACAACATCCATGGTTCTCATCAACAGGACGGCACGTGAACTCTCCATCCCGGTCATCGCCGGCGGTGGCATCGTCGACGGCAGGGGGCTCGTGGCAGCGCTGGCCCTGGGCGCAGAGGCGGTTCTCATGGGCACCCGCTTTCTGGCATCCACGGAAGCCCCCCTTCATGAGAACTGGAAAAAGCGGTTTCTCGAGATCAGCGAAACCGATACGGCAGTGCTGATGAAATCCGTCGGCAACTCGGCACGGATGATCCGGAACGCCACAACGGCGAAGATCCAGGAAATCGAATCACGAGGCGGCACCCTCGAGGAATTGATGAGCGCCCTGGAGGGCAACTTCGGAAAAACGGTGTATGAGAAGGGGAACGTGGAGTACGGTATCGCCTCGGCCGGTGAAGGCATCGGCCTGATACAGGATATCAAGAGTATCGGGGTCATTATCCGCGATATCGTCGAGGAAGCCGAAGTAACAATCTCCCGTCTGCGGAGAATCTCCGCATCGGCCTGA